From the genome of Vicia villosa cultivar HV-30 ecotype Madison, WI linkage group LG2, Vvil1.0, whole genome shotgun sequence, one region includes:
- the LOC131650801 gene encoding spermidine synthase 1, producing the protein MAAPETTLHSTDSPLKRPREDELNGVSDTLSKESQPKGLSAVIPGWFSEISPMWPGEAHSLKVEKVLFQGKSDYQDVMVFQSATYGKVLILDGVIQLTERDECAYQEMITHLPLCSIPNPKKVLVIGGGDGGVLREVARHSSVEKIDICEIDKMVVDVSKEFFPDIAVGFADPRVTLNIGDGVAFLKAAPEGTYDAVIVDSSDPIGPAQELFEKPFFESVARALRPGGVVCTQAESIWLHMHIIEDIVVNCRQVFKGSVNYAWTTVPTYPSGMIGFMLCSTEGPSVDFKHPVNPIDENDSQQAARPLKFYNREIHSAAFCLPSFAKRAIASKEN; encoded by the exons ATGGCGGCACCCGAAACCACACTTCACTCCACAGATTCTCCCTTAAAGCGGCCAAGAGAAGACGAACTGAACGGTGTCTCCGACACTCTTTCCAAAGAATCTCAACCTAAAGGTTTATCAGCTGTTATCCCTGGCTGGTTCTCTGAAATCAGCCCAATGTGGCCAG GGGAGGCACACTCCTTGAAAGTGGAAAAAGTTTTGTTTCAGGGAAAATCTGATTATCAGGATGTTATGGTCTTTCAG TCAGCAACATATGGCAAGGTTCTTATTTTGGATGGAGTCATTCAGCTCACAGAAAGAGATGAGTGTGCTTACCAAGAGATGATCACTCATCTTCCTCTTTGCTCTATTCCAAACCCCAAAAAG GTTTTGGTTATTGGTGGAGGAGACGGGGGAGTCTTGCGGGAAGTTGCACGCCACTCTTCAGTCGAAAAGATAGACATTTGTGAAATAGACAAGATGGTTGTTGATGTCTCCAAAGAATTTTTCCCTGATATAGCAGTAGGTTTTGCGGATCCACGTGTGACACTTAATATCGGTGATG GAGTTGCATTTTTGAAGGCAGCTCCAGAAGGAACTTATGATGCAGTTATAGTGGATTCATCTGATCCTATTG GTCCTGCTCAAGAGCTTTTTGAAAAGCCCTTTTTTGAGTCAGTTGCAAGGGCTCTTCGTCCAGGAGGAGTTGTGTGTACTCAAGCGGAAAGTATATGGCTTCATATGCACATCATTGAGGACATTGTCGTGAACTGTCGCCAGGTATTCAAAGGGTCTGTCAACTATGCTTGGACCACAGTTCCTACATACCCAAG TGGGATGATTGGTTTTATGCTTTGCTCAACTGAGGGGCCTTCTGTTGATTTCAAGCATCCGGTGAATCCTATTGATGAGAATGATAGCCAGCAGGCGGCAAGACCATTGAAATTTTACAACCGTGAG ATTCATTCAGCAGCTTTCTGTTTGCCGTCTTTTGCCAAGAGGGCAATTGCTTCAAAAGAAAACTGA